The following proteins come from a genomic window of Pyxidicoccus sp. MSG2:
- a CDS encoding Y-family DNA polymerase, with protein sequence MRRAYLHFTRFPVQRKVLELPELASRPFALVEEVRGQRRVAFASTTALKAGVRPGMTLTAATALEPVLRHFTYRPEDEARALTVLGEALMALAPGFQLSPPDGLWLDAGAAHLVGGEEPLAVLALERCAELGYRGHAVVASEAFTSRALARYGARRVEVVPEGGGARALGPLPLAALEGGEGAAFSSLGLTTLGEVAVLPAGAVAARGGVAGARVHARCRGEDDTPFVAAVLEEVLEERVVLDFPAESFEPLRFALKTLTDRLGARLSGRRRAAVRLTFSMKLDPRGQARVPLTLARPTAQAKLLLDLARHRLEELKLENPVAEVSARVDEHSEDRGQQLALGDAPEGDAALEVVLSRLVTTLGEHSLFAAGLEAVHRPEAAHGARGFHPPERKRGLAAEGLEAGAREEAAVGVGRERPSRLLAAPACLDAEVAESGRLLAARLGGKRHRVTALAGPERLGGEWWADVPYQRDYYRVHFEGLGPAWVFRDGRDGRFYLQGLFD encoded by the coding sequence GAGGAGGTGCGCGGCCAGCGGCGCGTGGCCTTCGCGTCCACCACGGCGTTGAAGGCCGGGGTGCGCCCGGGGATGACGCTGACGGCGGCCACGGCGCTGGAGCCGGTGCTGCGGCACTTCACCTACCGCCCGGAGGACGAAGCGCGGGCGCTGACGGTGCTGGGCGAGGCGCTGATGGCGCTGGCGCCGGGCTTCCAGTTGTCCCCGCCGGATGGCCTGTGGCTGGACGCGGGGGCGGCGCACCTGGTGGGGGGCGAGGAGCCCCTGGCGGTGCTGGCCCTGGAGCGGTGCGCGGAGCTGGGCTACCGGGGGCACGCGGTGGTGGCCTCGGAGGCCTTCACGTCGCGGGCACTGGCGCGCTACGGGGCGCGGCGGGTGGAGGTGGTGCCGGAAGGGGGAGGGGCCCGGGCGCTGGGGCCACTGCCGCTGGCGGCGCTGGAGGGCGGGGAGGGGGCGGCCTTCTCCTCGCTGGGCCTCACGACGCTGGGAGAGGTGGCGGTGCTGCCCGCGGGGGCGGTGGCGGCGCGCGGTGGAGTGGCCGGGGCGCGGGTGCATGCGCGCTGCCGGGGGGAGGACGACACGCCCTTCGTCGCGGCGGTGCTGGAGGAGGTGCTGGAGGAGCGGGTGGTGCTGGACTTCCCGGCGGAGTCCTTCGAGCCGCTGCGCTTCGCGCTGAAGACGCTGACGGACCGGCTGGGGGCGCGGCTGTCCGGGCGGCGGCGGGCGGCGGTGCGGCTCACCTTCTCGATGAAGCTGGACCCGCGGGGACAGGCGCGGGTGCCGCTGACGCTGGCGCGGCCCACGGCGCAGGCGAAGCTGCTGCTGGATCTGGCGCGGCACCGGCTGGAGGAATTGAAGCTGGAGAACCCGGTGGCGGAGGTGTCCGCGCGGGTGGACGAGCACTCCGAGGACCGGGGGCAGCAGCTCGCGCTGGGGGATGCTCCGGAGGGGGACGCGGCGCTGGAGGTGGTGCTGTCGCGGTTGGTGACGACGCTGGGCGAGCACTCGCTCTTCGCGGCGGGGCTGGAGGCGGTGCACCGGCCGGAGGCGGCGCATGGAGCGCGGGGCTTCCACCCGCCGGAGCGCAAGCGGGGCTTGGCGGCGGAGGGGCTGGAGGCGGGAGCGCGGGAGGAGGCGGCGGTGGGCGTGGGGCGGGAGCGGCCGTCACGGCTGCTGGCGGCACCGGCATGTCTGGACGCGGAGGTGGCGGAGTCGGGGCGGCTGCTGGCGGCGCGGCTGGGCGGGAAGCGGCACCGGGTGACGGCGCTGGCGGGCCCGGAGCGGCTGGGCGGGGAGTGGTGGGCCGACGTGCCCTACCAGCGGGACTACTACCGCGTGCACTTCGAGGGGCTGGGGCCGGCTTGGGTGTTTCGGGATGGACGGGACGGCCGGTTCTACCT